In the Methanobacterium sp. genome, TTATCCTAAAAAAAACATCTATAAATTACACATCTAATTGAATATAGAGAATTTCTTTTTACTTCATTTTTATTATTTGTTTATTTGGGTTTTTGTAAGTTTTTAGTTTTTTTGGTTTGATTTTATCTTTTTTGGGGGAGTATATTTTTTTTTTTATTTTTTTCCTTATTTTCGCCTGTTTTTCTTGTTAGCGTTCGCTATGTTGTGTTTATTTTTTGGAGGGTTTTGAGTTGTAGTAAGTTGTAACAGAAGCATGTGAATAGGTTTTTAGTGTGAGATCGGAGTGTGGTGGTGACTAGTAAGTGGCCGGACTTGAATATGTTTTTAATCACGGCGTAGGGTCGTTCTCCGGCTGATCTTTTTCGGACAATTCTTTTGTTGCGACATTTATCGCGTATTCCAAGAGGATGTCCGCGCACTGCGCGTTTCATTGTGGCGTTATAGCCTTTGCAGGCTGCTCCGAAGTATCCTCGGTCTCGGTAAACAACTTCACCCGATTCACTAAGATCTATCTGGCTATCATGCACTTTTGCAGTTGTAGTTTCAATTCTACGTATCAATCCATAATCTATATCGGTTAAAGTGTGTAATTTATAGCCATAATGGGATTTCCCATTCTTTTTAGCCCATTCACCTTCTTTGTTACGTCTGGTTTTGGCTTCAGGTCCACGGGGTTCGTTCACTTTTTTGTGACCCGGATCAGCCGTGATAAAGGTTGCATCTTGAATTACACCTTCTTTGACCTTTAATCCCTTGATATCGATTTGTCTTTGCAATTCTTCCCATATTCTCTCGTCTTTACCTGTGTCGATTAACCGTTCTCTGAACGCCCAGACCGTGGAACGGTCTGGGATTCTTTCAGGGAAACCTAAAAACTTCTGAAACGAAATTCGATCATTTGCTTGCCTTTCAAGCTCAGGATCCGATAATCCATACCATGATTGCAAAACTAACATCTTAATCATGACTATTTCATCAATATTAGGCCTACCACCACGTTCTGAACGATTATCGTACATTCCTCTTACAATAGGTCTGAAAAACTCCCAATCAATAAGAGGATCAATCTCAGCTAGCTTATCACCAAGCTCCTTCACACGAGAATACTGCTTATTCATGAAATATTTCTCAAAAGACTTCATAATACTCCTATACACATAATACTATATAAATATTTGTATAAACCAATTTAAGCCTATTAAATCATGAATTCAATCTTAAAAAATTTAAATAACCCAAAGATCAAAAGTTAATCGAAAATCTCTATACTATTATATTTAAAAAAAATCCAATTTCATATTTTGATGAGAGGTGTATTATTATAAAAACTATAATGGCAACTGGAACCTTTGATTT is a window encoding:
- a CDS encoding IS5 family transposase, producing MKSFEKYFMNKQYSRVKELGDKLAEIDPLIDWEFFRPIVRGMYDNRSERGGRPNIDEIVMIKMLVLQSWYGLSDPELERQANDRISFQKFLGFPERIPDRSTVWAFRERLIDTGKDERIWEELQRQIDIKGLKVKEGVIQDATFITADPGHKKVNEPRGPEAKTRRNKEGEWAKKNGKSHYGYKLHTLTDIDYGLIRRIETTTAKVHDSQIDLSESGEVVYRDRGYFGAACKGYNATMKRAVRGHPLGIRDKCRNKRIVRKRSAGERPYAVIKNIFKSGHLLVTTTLRSHTKNLFTCFCYNLLQLKTLQKINTT